The Cuculus canorus isolate bCucCan1 chromosome 36, bCucCan1.pri, whole genome shotgun sequence genome includes a window with the following:
- the POLR2A gene encoding DNA-directed RNA polymerase II subunit RPB1 isoform X2: MVDNELPGLPRAMQKSGRPLKSLKQRLKGKEGRVRGNLMGKRVDFSARTVITPDPNLAIDQVGVPRSIAANMTFAEIVTPFNIDRLQELVRRGNSQYPGAKYIIRDNGDRIDLRFHPKPSDLHLQIGYKVERHMCDGDIVIFNRQPTLHKMSMMGHRVRILPWSTFRLNLSVTTPYNADFDGDEMNLHLPQSLETRAEIQELAMVPRMIVTPQSNRPVMGIVQDTLTAVRKFTKRDVFLERGEVMNLLMFLSTWDGKVPQPAILKPRPLWTGKQIFSLIIPGHINCIRTHSTHPDDEDSGPYKHISPGDTKVVVENGELIMGILCKKSLGTSAGSLVHISYLEMGHDTTRLFYSNIQTVINNWLLIEGHTIGIGDSIADAKTYQDIQNTIKKAKQDVIEVIEKAHNNELEPTPGNTLRQTFENQVNRILNDARDKTGSSAQKSLSEYNNFKSMVVSGAKGSKINISQVIAVVGQQNVEGKRIPFGFKHRTLPHFIKDDYGPESRGFVENSYLAGLTPTEFFFHAMGGREGLIDTAVKTAETGYIQRRLIKSMESVMVKYDATVRNSINQVVQLRYGEDGLAGESVEFQNLATLKPSNKAFEKKFKFDYTNERALRRTLQEELVKDILSNAHIQNELEREFEKMREDREVLRVIFPTGDSKVVLPCNLLRMIWNAQKIFHINSRLPSDLHPVKVVEGVKELSRKLVIVNGEDPLSRQAQENATLLFNIHLRSTLCSRRMVEEFRLSGEAFDWLLGEIESKFNQAIAHPGEMVGALAAQSLGEPATQMTLNTFHYAGVSAKNVTLGVPRLKELINISKKPKTPSLTVFLLGQSARDAERAKDILCRLEHTTLRKVTANTAIYYDPNPQSTVVAEDQEWVNVYYEMPDFDVSRISPWLLRVELDRKHMTDRKLTMEQIAEKINAGFGDDLNCIFNDDNAEKLVLRIRIMNSDENKMQEEEEVVDKMDDDVFLRCIESNMLTDMTLQGIEQISKVYMHLPQTDNKKKIIITEDGEFKALQEWILETDGVSLMRVLSEKDVDPVRTTSNDIVEIFTVLGIEAVRKALERELYHVISFDGSYVNYRHLALLCDTMTSRGHLMAITRHGVNRQDTGPLMKCSFEETVDVLMEAAAHGESDPMKGVSENIMLGQLAPAGTGCFDLLLDAEKCKHGMEIPSALPGLGVGGPTGMFFGSAPSPMGSLSPSMTPWNQGATPAYGAWSPSVGSGMTPGAAGFSPSAASDGSGFSPGYSPAWSPTPGSPGSPAPPSPYIPSPGGAMSPSYSPTSPAYEPRSPGGYTPQSPSYSPTSPSYSPTSPSYSPTSPNYSPTSPSYSPTSPSYSPTSPSYSPTSPSYSPTSPSYSPTSPSYSPTSPSYSPTSPSYSPTSPSYSPTSPSYSPTSPSYSPTSPSYSPTSPSYSPTSPSYSPTSPSYSPTSPNYSPTSPNYTPTSPSYSPTSPSYSPTSPNYTPTSPNYSPTSPSYSPTSPSYSPTSPSYSPSSPRYTPQSPTYTPSSPSYSPSSPSYSPTSPKYTPTSPSYSPSSPEYTPTSPKYSPTSPKYSPTSPKYSPTSPTYSPTTPKYSPTSPTYSPTSPVYTPTSPKYSPTSPTYSPTSPKYSPTSPTYSPTSPKGSTYSPTSPGYSPTSPTYSLTSPAISPDDSDDDS, translated from the exons ATGGTGGACAACGAGCTGCCCGGGCTGCCCAGG GCGATGCAGAAGTCGGGGCGGCCGCTGAAGTCGCTGAAGCAGCGGCTGAAGGGCAAAGAGGGCCGCGTGCGCGGGAACCTGATGGGCAAACGCGTCGACTTCTCGGCCCGAACCGTCATCACCCCCGACCCCAACCTGGCCATCGACCAGGTGGGCGTCCCGCGCTCCATCGCCGCCAACATGACCTTCGCCGAGATTGTCACCCCCTTCAACATCGACAG gctgcaggagctggtCCGCCGGGGCAACAGCCAATACCCCGGGGCCAAATACATCATCCGCGACAACGGGGACCGCATCGACCTCCGcttccaccccaaacccagCGACCTCCACCTCCAGATCGGCTACAAG GTCGAGCGCCACATGTGCGACGGGGACATCGTCATCTTCAACCGTCAGCCCACGCTGCACAAGATGTCCATGATGGGCCACCGCGTGCGCATCCTGCCCTGGTCCACCTTCCGCCTCAACCTCAG CGTCACCACCCCCTACAACGCGGACTTTGACGGGGACGAGATGAACCTGCACCTGCCGCAGTCGCTGGAGACGCGGGCCGAGATCCAAGAGTTGGCCATGGTGCCGCGCATGATCGTCACCCCTCAGTCCAACCGCCCCGTCATGGGCATCGTGCAGGACACGCTCACCGCCGTCCGCAAGTTCACCAAGCGCGACGTCTTCCTGGAGCGC GGGGAGGTGATGAACCTGCTGATGTTCCTCTCGACGTGGGATGGGAAGGTCCCTCAACCCGCCATCCTGAAGCCTCGGCCGCTCTGGACGGGCAAACAGATCTTCTCGCTCATCATCCCGGGCCACATCAACTGCATCCGCACCCACAGCACTCACCCCGACGACGAGGACAGCGGCCCCTACAAACACATCTCGCCCGGCGACACCAAG gtggtggtggagaacGGTGAGCTGATCATGGGCATCCTCTGCAAGAAGTCCCTGGGGACCTCGGCCGGGTCCCTGGTGCACATCTCCTACCTGGAGATGGGCCACGACACCACCCGCCTCTTCTACAGCAACATCCAAACCGTCATCAACAACTGGCTGCTCATCGAGG GTCACACCATCGGCATCGGAGACTCCATCGCCGACGCCAAGACCTACCAGGACATCCAGAACACCATCAAGAAGGCCAAGCAGGACGTCATCGAG GTGATCGAGAAGGCCCACAACAACGAGCTGGAGCCCACGCCGGGGAACACGCTGCGCCAGACCTTCGAGAACCAGGTCAACCGCATCCTCAACGACGCCCGGGACAAAACGGGGTCCTCCGCTCAGAAGTCCCTCTCCGAGTACAACAACTTTAAGTCCATGGTGGTGTCGGGCGCCAAAGGCTCCAAGATCAACATCTCGCAG GTGATCGCGGTGGTGGGACAGCAGAACGTGGAGGGCAAACGCATCCCCTTTGGCTTCAAACACCGTACGCTGCCCCATTTCATCAAAGACGATTACGGCCCCGAGAGCCGCGGCTTCGTGGAGAACTCCTACCTGGCCGGGCTCACCCCCACCGAGTTCTTCTTCCACGCCATGGGCGGCCGCGAGGGCCTCATCGACACCGCCGTCAAAACCGCCGAGACCG GGTACATCCAGCGGCGTTTGATCAAATCCATGGAGTCGGTGATGGTGAAATACGACGCCACCGTCCGCAATTCCATCAACCAAGTGGTGCAGCTGCGCTACGGCGAGGACGGGCTGGCGGGCGAGAGCGTCGAGTTCCAGAACCTCGCCACCCTCAAGCCCTCCAACAAGGCCTTCGAGAAGAA GTTCAAGTTCGATTACACCAACGAGCGGGCGCTGCGGCGGACGCTGCAGGAGGAACTCGTTAAGGACATCCTCTCCAACGCCCACATCCAGAACGAGCTCGAACGCGAGTTTGAGAAGATGCGAGAGGACCGCGAGGTCCTCAGGGTCATCTTCCCCACCGGGGACAGCAAG GTGGTGCTCCCCTGTAACCTCCTGCGGATGATCTGGAACGCTCAGAAGATCTTCCACATCAACTCCCGCCTCCCGTCGGACCTCCACCCGGTGAAGGTGGTCGAGG GGGTGAAGGAGCTGAGCCGGAAGTTGGTGATCGTCAACGGGGAGGACCCTCTGAGCCGTCAGGCGCAGGAGAACGCAACACTGCTCTTCAACATCCACCTGAGGTCCACCCTCTGCAGCCGCCGCATGGTGGAGGAGTTCCGCCTCAGCGGAGAGGCCTTCGATTGGCTCCTGGGCGAGATCGAGTCCAAGTTCAACCAGGCCATC GCGCACCCGGGCGAGATGGTGGGGGCGCTGGCGGCGCAGTCGCTGGGCGAGCCGGCCACGCAGATGACCCTCAACACCTTCCACTACGCGGGCGTCTCGGCCAAGAACGTCACGCTGGGCGTCCCCCGCCTCAAGGAGCTCATCAACATCTCCAAGAAGCCCAAAACGCCGTCGCTCACCGTCTTCCTCCTCGGCCAAAGCGCCCGCGACGCCGAGAGGGCCAAG GACATCCTGTGCCGCCTGGAGCACACGACCCTGCGGAAGGTGACGGCCAACACCGCCATCTACTACGACCCCAACCCGCAGAGCACGGTGGTGGCCGAGGACCAGGAGTGGGTCAACGTCTACTACGAAATGCCCGACTTCGACGTCAGCCGCATCTCCCCGTGGCTGCTGCGCGTCGAGCTCGACCGCAAGCACATGACCGACCGCAAGCTCACCATGGAGCAGATCGCCGAGAAGATCAACGCCG GCTTTGGAGATGACCTCAACTGCATCTTCAACGATGACAACGCCGAGAAACTCGTCCTTCGCATTCGGATCATGAACAGCGACGAGAACAAAATGCAGGAG gaggaggaggtggtggataAGATGGACGACGACGTCTTCTTGCGTTGCATCGAGTCCAACATGCTGACGGACATGACGCTGCAGGGCATCGAGCAGATCAGCAAG GTCTATATGCACCTCCCGCAGACGGACAATAAGAAGAAGATCATCATCACGGAGGACGGAGAGTTCAAAGCTCTGCAGGAGTGGATCCTGGAGACGGACGGCGTCAGCCTCATGCGCGTCCTCAGCGAGAAGGACGTGGACCCCGTGCGCACCACCTCCAACGACATCGTGGAGATCTTCACC GTGTTGGGCATCGAGGCGGTGCGGAAGGCTCTGGAACGTGAGCTCTACCACGTCATCTCCTTCGACGGCTCCTACGTCAACTACCGCCACCTGGCGCTGCTCTGCGACACCATGACCTCGCGCGGCCACCTCATGGCCATCACCCGCCACGGCGTCAACCGCCAGGACACCGGGCCCCTCATGAAGTGCTCCTTCGAGGAGACG GTGGACGTCCTGATGGAGGCGGCGGCGCACGGCGAGAGCGACCCCATGAAGGGCGTCTCGGAGAACATCATGCTGGGTCAGCTGGCGCCGGCCGGCACCGGCTGCTTCGACCTCCTCCTGGACGCCGAGAAGTGCAAGCACGGCATGGAGATCCCCAGCGCCCTCCCGGGCCTCGGCGTCGGCGGCC CCACCGGAATGTTCTTCGGGTCGGCCCCGAGCCCCATGGGGAGCCTCTCGCCCTCCATGACCCCCTGGAACCAGGGCGCCACCCCCGCCTACGGGGCCTGGTCCCCCAGCGTcg GCAGCGGGATGACCCCCGGCGCCGCGGGGTTCTCTCCGAGCGCGGCGTCGGACGGCAGCGGTTTCAGCCCCGGGTACAGCCCCGCGTGGTCGCCCACCCCCGGCTCCCCCGGCTCCCCCGCGCCCCCCAGCCCATACATCCCCTCCCCAG GTGGTGCGATGTCCCCGAGCTACAGCCCCACGTCTCCGGCATACGAGCCGCGCTCGCCGGGGGGCTACACCCCCCAGAGCCCCAGTTACAGCCCCACCTCGCCCAGTTACAGCCCCACCTCGCCCAGTtacagccccaccagccccaactacagccccacctctcccagttacagccccacctctcccagttacagccccacttctcccaGTTACAGCCCGACCTCGCCCAGTTACAGCCCGACGTCACCCAGTTACAGCCCCACATCGCCCAGTTACAGCCCCACCTCGCCCAGTTACAGCCCTACTTCTCCCAGTTACAGCCCCACGTCGCCCAGTTACAGCCCGACTTCTCCCAGTtacagccccacttctcccaGTTACAGCCCGACCTCGCCCAGCtacagccccacctctcccagttacagccccacctctcccagTTACAGCCCGACCTCTCCCAGTtacagccccaccagccccaactacagccccaccagccccaactACACCCCGACCTCTCCCAGTtacagccccacttctcccagttacagccccaccagccccaactACACCCCGACCTCCCCCAACTACAGCCCCACCTCGCCCAGTtacagccccacctctcccagTTACAGCCCCACCTCGCCCAGTTACTCGCCCTCCAGCCCCCGCTACACCCCGCAGTCGCCCACCTACacccccagttctcccagttacagccccagttctcccagttaCAGCCCCACCTCCCCCAAGTACACCCCGACCAGCCCCAGCTACAGCCCCAGCTCCCCCGAGTACACCCCAACGTCCCCCAAGTACAGCCCCACCTCCCCCAAGTACAGCCCCACCTCCCCCAAGTACAGCCCCACGTCGCCCACCTACAGCCCCACGACCCCCAAGTACAGCCCCACGTCGCCCACCTACAGCCCCACGTCGCCCGTCTACACCCCGACCAGCCCCAAATACAGCCCCACGTCGCCCACCTACAGCCCCACGTCGCCCAAGTACAGCCCCACGTCGCCCACCtacagccccaccagccccaaAGGTTCCACGTACAGCCCCACGTCCCCCGGCTACAGCCCCACGTCGCCCACCTACAGCCTCACCAGCCCGGCCATCAGCCCCGACGACAGCGACGACGACAGCTGA
- the POLR2A gene encoding DNA-directed RNA polymerase II subunit RPB1 isoform X1, with translation MHGGPPSGDSACPLRTIKRVQFGILSPDEMKRMSVTEGGIKYPETTEGGRPKLGGLMDPRQGVIERTGRCQTCAGNMTECPGHFGHIELAKPVFHVGFLGKTMKILRCVCFFCSKLLVDSNNPKIKDILGKSKGQPKKRLTHVYDLCKGKNICEGGEEMDHKFGVEQPEGDEDLTKEKGHGGCGRYQPRIRRSGLELYAEWKHVNEDSQEKKILLSPERVHEIFKRISDEECFVLGMDPKFARPEWMVCTVLPVPPLSVRPAVVMQGSARNQDDLTHKLADIVKINNQLRRNEQNGAAAHVIAEDVKLLQFHVATMVDNELPGLPRAMQKSGRPLKSLKQRLKGKEGRVRGNLMGKRVDFSARTVITPDPNLAIDQVGVPRSIAANMTFAEIVTPFNIDRLQELVRRGNSQYPGAKYIIRDNGDRIDLRFHPKPSDLHLQIGYKVERHMCDGDIVIFNRQPTLHKMSMMGHRVRILPWSTFRLNLSVTTPYNADFDGDEMNLHLPQSLETRAEIQELAMVPRMIVTPQSNRPVMGIVQDTLTAVRKFTKRDVFLERGEVMNLLMFLSTWDGKVPQPAILKPRPLWTGKQIFSLIIPGHINCIRTHSTHPDDEDSGPYKHISPGDTKVVVENGELIMGILCKKSLGTSAGSLVHISYLEMGHDTTRLFYSNIQTVINNWLLIEGHTIGIGDSIADAKTYQDIQNTIKKAKQDVIEVIEKAHNNELEPTPGNTLRQTFENQVNRILNDARDKTGSSAQKSLSEYNNFKSMVVSGAKGSKINISQVIAVVGQQNVEGKRIPFGFKHRTLPHFIKDDYGPESRGFVENSYLAGLTPTEFFFHAMGGREGLIDTAVKTAETGYIQRRLIKSMESVMVKYDATVRNSINQVVQLRYGEDGLAGESVEFQNLATLKPSNKAFEKKFKFDYTNERALRRTLQEELVKDILSNAHIQNELEREFEKMREDREVLRVIFPTGDSKVVLPCNLLRMIWNAQKIFHINSRLPSDLHPVKVVEGVKELSRKLVIVNGEDPLSRQAQENATLLFNIHLRSTLCSRRMVEEFRLSGEAFDWLLGEIESKFNQAIAHPGEMVGALAAQSLGEPATQMTLNTFHYAGVSAKNVTLGVPRLKELINISKKPKTPSLTVFLLGQSARDAERAKDILCRLEHTTLRKVTANTAIYYDPNPQSTVVAEDQEWVNVYYEMPDFDVSRISPWLLRVELDRKHMTDRKLTMEQIAEKINAGFGDDLNCIFNDDNAEKLVLRIRIMNSDENKMQEEEEVVDKMDDDVFLRCIESNMLTDMTLQGIEQISKVYMHLPQTDNKKKIIITEDGEFKALQEWILETDGVSLMRVLSEKDVDPVRTTSNDIVEIFTVLGIEAVRKALERELYHVISFDGSYVNYRHLALLCDTMTSRGHLMAITRHGVNRQDTGPLMKCSFEETVDVLMEAAAHGESDPMKGVSENIMLGQLAPAGTGCFDLLLDAEKCKHGMEIPSALPGLGVGGPTGMFFGSAPSPMGSLSPSMTPWNQGATPAYGAWSPSVGSGMTPGAAGFSPSAASDGSGFSPGYSPAWSPTPGSPGSPAPPSPYIPSPGGAMSPSYSPTSPAYEPRSPGGYTPQSPSYSPTSPSYSPTSPSYSPTSPNYSPTSPSYSPTSPSYSPTSPSYSPTSPSYSPTSPSYSPTSPSYSPTSPSYSPTSPSYSPTSPSYSPTSPSYSPTSPSYSPTSPSYSPTSPSYSPTSPSYSPTSPSYSPTSPNYSPTSPNYTPTSPSYSPTSPSYSPTSPNYTPTSPNYSPTSPSYSPTSPSYSPTSPSYSPSSPRYTPQSPTYTPSSPSYSPSSPSYSPTSPKYTPTSPSYSPSSPEYTPTSPKYSPTSPKYSPTSPKYSPTSPTYSPTTPKYSPTSPTYSPTSPVYTPTSPKYSPTSPTYSPTSPKYSPTSPTYSPTSPKGSTYSPTSPGYSPTSPTYSLTSPAISPDDSDDDS, from the exons AACAACCCCAAGATCAAGGACATCCTGGGCAAGTCGAAGGGGCAGCCCAAGAAGCGCCTGACGCACGTCTACGACCTGTGCAAAGGCAAGAACATCTGCGAGGGCGGCGAGGAGATGGACCACAAGTTCGGCGTGGAGCAGCCCGAGGGCGACGAGGACCTCACCAAGGAGAAG GGCCACGGTGGCTGTGGGCGATACCAGCCTCGCATCCGTCGCTCCGGCCTGGAGCTTTACGCCGAGTGGAAACACGTGAACGAGGATTCGCAGGAGAAAAAGATCCTTCTCAGCCCCGAACGCGTCCACGAGATCTTTAAGCGCATCTCGGACGAGGAATGCTTCGTTCTGGGCATGGACCCCAAATTCGCCCGTCCCGAGTGGATGGTCTGCACCGTCCTGCCCGTTCCGCCCCTCTCCGTCCGCCCCGCCGTCGTCATGCAGGGCTCAGCGCGCAACCAG GACGACCTGACGCACAAGCTGGCCGACATCGTCAAGATCAACAATCAGCTGCGGCGCAACGAGCAGAACGGCGCCGCCGCGCACGTCATCGCCGAGGACGTCAAACTGCTCCAGTTCCACGTGGCCACCATGGTGGACAACGAGCTGCCCGGGCTGCCCAGG GCGATGCAGAAGTCGGGGCGGCCGCTGAAGTCGCTGAAGCAGCGGCTGAAGGGCAAAGAGGGCCGCGTGCGCGGGAACCTGATGGGCAAACGCGTCGACTTCTCGGCCCGAACCGTCATCACCCCCGACCCCAACCTGGCCATCGACCAGGTGGGCGTCCCGCGCTCCATCGCCGCCAACATGACCTTCGCCGAGATTGTCACCCCCTTCAACATCGACAG gctgcaggagctggtCCGCCGGGGCAACAGCCAATACCCCGGGGCCAAATACATCATCCGCGACAACGGGGACCGCATCGACCTCCGcttccaccccaaacccagCGACCTCCACCTCCAGATCGGCTACAAG GTCGAGCGCCACATGTGCGACGGGGACATCGTCATCTTCAACCGTCAGCCCACGCTGCACAAGATGTCCATGATGGGCCACCGCGTGCGCATCCTGCCCTGGTCCACCTTCCGCCTCAACCTCAG CGTCACCACCCCCTACAACGCGGACTTTGACGGGGACGAGATGAACCTGCACCTGCCGCAGTCGCTGGAGACGCGGGCCGAGATCCAAGAGTTGGCCATGGTGCCGCGCATGATCGTCACCCCTCAGTCCAACCGCCCCGTCATGGGCATCGTGCAGGACACGCTCACCGCCGTCCGCAAGTTCACCAAGCGCGACGTCTTCCTGGAGCGC GGGGAGGTGATGAACCTGCTGATGTTCCTCTCGACGTGGGATGGGAAGGTCCCTCAACCCGCCATCCTGAAGCCTCGGCCGCTCTGGACGGGCAAACAGATCTTCTCGCTCATCATCCCGGGCCACATCAACTGCATCCGCACCCACAGCACTCACCCCGACGACGAGGACAGCGGCCCCTACAAACACATCTCGCCCGGCGACACCAAG gtggtggtggagaacGGTGAGCTGATCATGGGCATCCTCTGCAAGAAGTCCCTGGGGACCTCGGCCGGGTCCCTGGTGCACATCTCCTACCTGGAGATGGGCCACGACACCACCCGCCTCTTCTACAGCAACATCCAAACCGTCATCAACAACTGGCTGCTCATCGAGG GTCACACCATCGGCATCGGAGACTCCATCGCCGACGCCAAGACCTACCAGGACATCCAGAACACCATCAAGAAGGCCAAGCAGGACGTCATCGAG GTGATCGAGAAGGCCCACAACAACGAGCTGGAGCCCACGCCGGGGAACACGCTGCGCCAGACCTTCGAGAACCAGGTCAACCGCATCCTCAACGACGCCCGGGACAAAACGGGGTCCTCCGCTCAGAAGTCCCTCTCCGAGTACAACAACTTTAAGTCCATGGTGGTGTCGGGCGCCAAAGGCTCCAAGATCAACATCTCGCAG GTGATCGCGGTGGTGGGACAGCAGAACGTGGAGGGCAAACGCATCCCCTTTGGCTTCAAACACCGTACGCTGCCCCATTTCATCAAAGACGATTACGGCCCCGAGAGCCGCGGCTTCGTGGAGAACTCCTACCTGGCCGGGCTCACCCCCACCGAGTTCTTCTTCCACGCCATGGGCGGCCGCGAGGGCCTCATCGACACCGCCGTCAAAACCGCCGAGACCG GGTACATCCAGCGGCGTTTGATCAAATCCATGGAGTCGGTGATGGTGAAATACGACGCCACCGTCCGCAATTCCATCAACCAAGTGGTGCAGCTGCGCTACGGCGAGGACGGGCTGGCGGGCGAGAGCGTCGAGTTCCAGAACCTCGCCACCCTCAAGCCCTCCAACAAGGCCTTCGAGAAGAA GTTCAAGTTCGATTACACCAACGAGCGGGCGCTGCGGCGGACGCTGCAGGAGGAACTCGTTAAGGACATCCTCTCCAACGCCCACATCCAGAACGAGCTCGAACGCGAGTTTGAGAAGATGCGAGAGGACCGCGAGGTCCTCAGGGTCATCTTCCCCACCGGGGACAGCAAG GTGGTGCTCCCCTGTAACCTCCTGCGGATGATCTGGAACGCTCAGAAGATCTTCCACATCAACTCCCGCCTCCCGTCGGACCTCCACCCGGTGAAGGTGGTCGAGG GGGTGAAGGAGCTGAGCCGGAAGTTGGTGATCGTCAACGGGGAGGACCCTCTGAGCCGTCAGGCGCAGGAGAACGCAACACTGCTCTTCAACATCCACCTGAGGTCCACCCTCTGCAGCCGCCGCATGGTGGAGGAGTTCCGCCTCAGCGGAGAGGCCTTCGATTGGCTCCTGGGCGAGATCGAGTCCAAGTTCAACCAGGCCATC GCGCACCCGGGCGAGATGGTGGGGGCGCTGGCGGCGCAGTCGCTGGGCGAGCCGGCCACGCAGATGACCCTCAACACCTTCCACTACGCGGGCGTCTCGGCCAAGAACGTCACGCTGGGCGTCCCCCGCCTCAAGGAGCTCATCAACATCTCCAAGAAGCCCAAAACGCCGTCGCTCACCGTCTTCCTCCTCGGCCAAAGCGCCCGCGACGCCGAGAGGGCCAAG GACATCCTGTGCCGCCTGGAGCACACGACCCTGCGGAAGGTGACGGCCAACACCGCCATCTACTACGACCCCAACCCGCAGAGCACGGTGGTGGCCGAGGACCAGGAGTGGGTCAACGTCTACTACGAAATGCCCGACTTCGACGTCAGCCGCATCTCCCCGTGGCTGCTGCGCGTCGAGCTCGACCGCAAGCACATGACCGACCGCAAGCTCACCATGGAGCAGATCGCCGAGAAGATCAACGCCG GCTTTGGAGATGACCTCAACTGCATCTTCAACGATGACAACGCCGAGAAACTCGTCCTTCGCATTCGGATCATGAACAGCGACGAGAACAAAATGCAGGAG gaggaggaggtggtggataAGATGGACGACGACGTCTTCTTGCGTTGCATCGAGTCCAACATGCTGACGGACATGACGCTGCAGGGCATCGAGCAGATCAGCAAG GTCTATATGCACCTCCCGCAGACGGACAATAAGAAGAAGATCATCATCACGGAGGACGGAGAGTTCAAAGCTCTGCAGGAGTGGATCCTGGAGACGGACGGCGTCAGCCTCATGCGCGTCCTCAGCGAGAAGGACGTGGACCCCGTGCGCACCACCTCCAACGACATCGTGGAGATCTTCACC GTGTTGGGCATCGAGGCGGTGCGGAAGGCTCTGGAACGTGAGCTCTACCACGTCATCTCCTTCGACGGCTCCTACGTCAACTACCGCCACCTGGCGCTGCTCTGCGACACCATGACCTCGCGCGGCCACCTCATGGCCATCACCCGCCACGGCGTCAACCGCCAGGACACCGGGCCCCTCATGAAGTGCTCCTTCGAGGAGACG GTGGACGTCCTGATGGAGGCGGCGGCGCACGGCGAGAGCGACCCCATGAAGGGCGTCTCGGAGAACATCATGCTGGGTCAGCTGGCGCCGGCCGGCACCGGCTGCTTCGACCTCCTCCTGGACGCCGAGAAGTGCAAGCACGGCATGGAGATCCCCAGCGCCCTCCCGGGCCTCGGCGTCGGCGGCC CCACCGGAATGTTCTTCGGGTCGGCCCCGAGCCCCATGGGGAGCCTCTCGCCCTCCATGACCCCCTGGAACCAGGGCGCCACCCCCGCCTACGGGGCCTGGTCCCCCAGCGTcg GCAGCGGGATGACCCCCGGCGCCGCGGGGTTCTCTCCGAGCGCGGCGTCGGACGGCAGCGGTTTCAGCCCCGGGTACAGCCCCGCGTGGTCGCCCACCCCCGGCTCCCCCGGCTCCCCCGCGCCCCCCAGCCCATACATCCCCTCCCCAG GTGGTGCGATGTCCCCGAGCTACAGCCCCACGTCTCCGGCATACGAGCCGCGCTCGCCGGGGGGCTACACCCCCCAGAGCCCCAGTTACAGCCCCACCTCGCCCAGTTACAGCCCCACCTCGCCCAGTtacagccccaccagccccaactacagccccacctctcccagttacagccccacctctcccagttacagccccacttctcccaGTTACAGCCCGACCTCGCCCAGTTACAGCCCGACGTCACCCAGTTACAGCCCCACATCGCCCAGTTACAGCCCCACCTCGCCCAGTTACAGCCCTACTTCTCCCAGTTACAGCCCCACGTCGCCCAGTTACAGCCCGACTTCTCCCAGTtacagccccacttctcccaGTTACAGCCCGACCTCGCCCAGCtacagccccacctctcccagttacagccccacctctcccagTTACAGCCCGACCTCTCCCAGTtacagccccaccagccccaactacagccccaccagccccaactACACCCCGACCTCTCCCAGTtacagccccacttctcccagttacagccccaccagccccaactACACCCCGACCTCCCCCAACTACAGCCCCACCTCGCCCAGTtacagccccacctctcccagTTACAGCCCCACCTCGCCCAGTTACTCGCCCTCCAGCCCCCGCTACACCCCGCAGTCGCCCACCTACacccccagttctcccagttacagccccagttctcccagttaCAGCCCCACCTCCCCCAAGTACACCCCGACCAGCCCCAGCTACAGCCCCAGCTCCCCCGAGTACACCCCAACGTCCCCCAAGTACAGCCCCACCTCCCCCAAGTACAGCCCCACCTCCCCCAAGTACAGCCCCACGTCGCCCACCTACAGCCCCACGACCCCCAAGTACAGCCCCACGTCGCCCACCTACAGCCCCACGTCGCCCGTCTACACCCCGACCAGCCCCAAATACAGCCCCACGTCGCCCACCTACAGCCCCACGTCGCCCAAGTACAGCCCCACGTCGCCCACCtacagccccaccagccccaaAGGTTCCACGTACAGCCCCACGTCCCCCGGCTACAGCCCCACGTCGCCCACCTACAGCCTCACCAGCCCGGCCATCAGCCCCGACGACAGCGACGACGACAGCTGA